The Solea senegalensis isolate Sse05_10M unplaced genomic scaffold, IFAPA_SoseM_1 scf7180000015966, whole genome shotgun sequence region CATTATAAAAGTCACTCACTTTCTTCACTctattttacatgaaaacattttgctcAACACTATTTCATGACGATATTTCcacgtgtaaatataaacacagtcaaacGTTAAGATTTGGTCACTTCTGAACGACACTGAAGTGaaagtgtttccagctgcatcagCATGATGTGATCTATGACAGGAACATGATGTCTACAGTACCAGAGagtgtctacagtgatgattagtctacagtaacacacacacactcacagtgttgGTGTCAACTACGGGGGAACCAGCCCTCTCACTCTTTGGGGACATCTCTAAAATATTggcaaaatgttgttttttgattgatttgattaagatgtgatgtgtgtgtgtggaggttggatTTGATATGTGGTGACTTAAGACAAGTAGACGTACAGGCTTGTAATAGTGGATGTGTTGAGTTGAGTATGTACTTTGTAGTGGAGATGTAACCTGAACCaggccgtgccgaggcgagacGGTGGAAATAAACTTAACTCATTTGTTTGTCAAATAGGACACTGAACGTACTACAATGACAGTACTGTAGGTCGTTAAAGTACTACAGTGACAGTACTGTAGGACTGTGTCAAGTACTACAGTAACAGTACTGTAAGTAGTTAAAGTACTACAGTAACAGTACTGTAAGTAGTAAGTACTACAGTAACAGTACTGTAGGACTGTGTCAAGTACTACAGTAACAGTACTGTAAGTAGTTAAAGTACTACAGTGACAGTACTATAGGACTGTGTCAAGTACTACAGTAACAGTACTGTAAGTAGTTAAAGTACTACAGTAACAGTACTGTAAGTAGTAAGTACTACAGTAACAGTACTGTAGGACTGTGTCAAGTACTACAGTAACAGTACTGTAAGTAGTTAAAGTACTACAGTGACAGTACTATAGGACTGTGTCAAGTACTACAGTAACAGTACTGTAAGTAGTTAAAGTACTACAGTAACAGTACTGTAAGTAGTAAGTACTACAGTAACAGTACTGTAGGACTGTGTCAAGTACTACAGTAACAGTACTGTAAGTAGTTAAAGTACTACAGTAACAGTACTGTAAGTAGTTAAAGTACTACAGTAacagtactgtatgtagttAAAGTACTGTAAGTAGTTAAAGTAGTACAGTAACAGTACTGTATGTCATTAAAGTACTACAGTAACAGTACTGTATGTCATTAAAGTACTACAGTAacagtactgtatgtagttAAAGTACTACAGTATTAATAAAGTCTTTTTGTTGCGTGAGGTCAAATTTGACGTATTGTCTTATTTGATGAAATCAAACCTGTTTGTTGTGCAGGAGATATGGTGGAGGACGCCATCGAGGACGCTCTGGGtggtggagacaaagacaaagacgagAAGGACAAAGACAGTGGAGGAGGAATCCTGTCTCTGTTCGGAGGAGACAAGAAAAAAGACGACGACGAAGACGAGAAGGGAGGACTGTTCTCGTTTGGAGACAAGAAGAAAGACGAGGACAAGGGAGGTTTCTTCTCCAAAATATTTGACAGAgacaacgacgacgacaaagGAAAGGAGAAGAAATCTGGTTTTGCTGGTCTCTTCAGTGAACAACAGGGAgggggcgctgctgctgctgcagggcatgaggaggagggaggagctgcAGAATGTCAGAATGTCGGAGTCAGTGACGGAGGTTTGTACGATGTCTCGTTTGTCTCTGCAGGAACTGTCTCGATATTTCTGTGATTGTCCTGTTTTGTCTCAGATTTGTTCAGTGACCTGATGGACGTCGCACAAGAGACGTCCAAAGGAAACTAAAGTGAGGCCGACATCGCGACTTTGTGGTCGGACGATAAATCGAAGAAACTGGTCTGAACGCAGCTGTCGCGAAAGACTGAAGCCAAAAAACACGCAGGTTCACTCAACACATGGTGACATCTGTTAGCGCCCCCTTCTGTTCAACACCACCGCATTTATTATTCTGTTGGCTAATGATATGCTAGTGATTAGCATCAAAATGCTCTGCATATTTGCTAACGTAAAGCTTCAGCTAACGCTAACAACGTTAGGTTGAGATGAAATGAAGTGATGTTCTTTAAAATAAACGACAGAGGCAGAACCTTTTTATTTCAACGTCAACAACAGGAAGTAAatagacatgtttttttgtttcgtcCTGTGCTGAAGTGTCAGTGTCCATCAAGAAGACAACGTCATGAATTTACCCTGAGGACAAAAAAGTTCTGGAATAAAGAtaaaaatttgacatttgaaacaactcaagtgtgtttttatggttctgaaatattgaaaatacacGTAAAcctcctgacctttgaccttagCAAACAAATCACCTCTCCGAGGCGACGACTGTTTGCAGTCGTGCTAAGGTTAGCTGTAGTGCTAACACTAGCTGTAGTACTAAAGTTAGCTGTAGTGCTAAGGTTAGCTGTAGGGCTAAAGTTAGCTATAGGTCTAAAGTTAGCTGTAGTGCTAAGGTCAGCTGTAGGGTTTAAGTTAGCTGTAGTGCTAAGGTTAGCTGCCGTGCTAAGGTTGGCTGTAGTGCTAAAGTTTGCTGTAGGGCTAAAGTTGGCCGTAGAGCTAAAGTTAGCTTTAGGGCTAAAGTTAGCTGCAGTGCTAAGGTTGGCTGTAGTGTTAAAGTTAGCTGTAGAGTCTTAGTcaactctacctcgactaagacgacaacaacaacacttgcttatacattgcacttatgactagcaccttatagtttggcttacttgaagctcttctagctcttgtttgtacccaaatgacatgtaatgtaatggaatGTAGTGCTATGGTTAGCTGTAGTACTAAAGTTAGCTGCAGTGCTAAGGTTGGCTGTAGGGCTAAAGTTAGCTGAATGACTCACATTGTTCTTGCAGATGTAAACAAAAAGAACGTTGTTCTGTCACCTTGAGGTTTTACTGATTATTTACAATCAGTCGGTAACTGAAGGTCGAGCAGCGTAAAGTCCTGACTGAGGGGGGCGCTGTTCTCGTCGCACAGGAAGTGGCTCCTGATGGTGATGACAAAGGTTTTCTttgggagggagaggagggcgTGGAGcctctctgctgccacctggATGAGCTTCACCTGCGAGCCGGGAGCTACGATACAGGTGAAAAAAGATGCActtctctgattggctgacagggTGGGGCGGAGTCAAAACCTACAGTGTGAGTCTTACCTGAGCTCCTGTGGAGTTTATCGGGTGGAGCTTTGAGGATTTTCTgcagaggaacaggaggagCCAGAACACACAGCTGACTATAGCCCCGCCCACTCACAGTCAGCACACCTGGCCTGGAAATCAtgcacacccacgcacacacgtgcacacacacacacacgatcatatacatttttccagcacaaatgtgaaaatgtatgttCGTGTTTCTGGCCGCGTTCACCTGTAGTACCGGCGTACACCAGTGAGGGGCAGGCACGGGTAACAGGGGCTGTAGATGCCGTTGGCGTCGGTGCTGAGCTCGGCG contains the following coding sequences:
- the LOC122762682 gene encoding shieldin complex subunit 2-like gives rise to the protein MHSTPWSSAHRLDPADQHLRDFLAPRHSPAGDGVELDVDTLLSQKYNGVVELRVQVAAFSFQNSPSSQNAPRLLLDSSTPLNGVLEALSGDATYAGCGRCSAELSTDANGIYSPCYPCLPLTGVRRYYRPGVLTVSGRGYSQLCVLAPPVPLQKILKAPPDKLHRSSAPGSQVKLIQVAAERLHALLSLPKKTFVITIRSHFLCDENSAPLSQDFTLLDLQLPTDCK